GCTTGAGCACTATGCTACTCCCCTTCAAGGACGCGCCCCGCTCCCTGCTGTCCCCGAACACGAAGCGGGGCCCATTTCCATGTCGGCGGCTCGGCGTTGCAGAGCGCAGAGCGAAGAAGGACGCCTTCCAACCCACGCTAAGACACACCAAGCCACAAGGCAAGCTCAATTAGGCGATTGTCACGCGAGCCGAGATGGAGCCCAGTCGGAGCCTCCGCTCCGGCCTGCCCTCGGTTTCGGTCGCTGCCCGCGCACGGCGCGGCCGCGGGCCGTGGGGCCGTGGCGGAACGCACGCCGGCGCAAGCCGCTCCGGACCTGCGCAAACTGACACCCTCTAGCACGAGGGCCGAGCCTGCCGAAGGGTCCGGAGGGCTTGCTCCAGCCTCAGGAGAGCAATCTGTCAAGATCCACTCGGACAGCTTGCACAGCCACGCCTACCTAGGCAGCCACACCTACTTGGACAGCCACACGTTGTTCTCGGTGGAAACGAGGTGCAAGCCACCCCAGGGCGGGACCCAGTCGTTCACGTTCTTATTGCAGACGGAATAGCCCCACTCAAAGTAAAGCGGAATGGCCGCCCTGTCCTCCATGATCTTCCGCTGGGCCTGCTTCCACAGACTCGCCAGCTTCTTGCCGTCAGTAGTGCCGAGTGCCTGGTCGAGGAGGGAGTCCACGACGGAGTTCGAATAGAAGTGTGTGTTGGACTTCCCTATCATGCTGCTGTGGAAGAGCGAATGCAGGCCCGTCGTGCCGGCGTAGCTGAAGTCGAAGAACACCCCGGTGTTGCCTTGCAGGAGGTCGTCCACCCACACGGCCGTGTCCTGCTGCAGAATGGAAGCGTCGATTCCGAGCTGCTTGAGCTGGGTCGCTAGGATCGTGAGCACTCTTACCTGCGAGCCAGCGATCGTCTTGATTTCCACCTTGAGCGGGCGGCCGCCGCGATCGAGGATCCCGTCGCCGTTCGTGTCCTTGAAGCCCGCCTTGGCGAGCTGCGCGAGACCGGCCTTGGGATCGTAAGGCCAGAGGCTCTTCAGGCTCGGATCGTAACCGAACGTAACCCACGGGGGGCACTGGCCGTACGCGCGCTCTCCGAACTTGCCCACGACCGCCTTGACCGCGCTATCGACGTCCAGCATCTTCGCTATAGCGTCGCGGACCTCCCATTCGTCAAAGGGAGCGGTCTTCACGTTGAACCCGAGGCCGCGGTAGGAGCCCCCGCGGGAGTAAAGCCTCAGATTCGCGTCCTTGGACAGGGTCGTGACGGCGTCCACGTTGAAGAGATAGGGCACGACGTCGACCTCACCCGCGCTCAAGGCCATGGTCTGGACGGTCGGATCGGGAATGACCACGAACTCGACTCTATCGAGATAGACTGGGAGCCAGTAATTGGGGTTCTTC
The sequence above is a segment of the Bacillota bacterium genome. Coding sequences within it:
- a CDS encoding ABC transporter substrate-binding protein, which translates into the protein MLTRRGSLLSVAVFLVLLVLSVPAVVAQPKSGGTLRIAASSIQQLDPYKTAANDEINAFSLAYDPLFILSKDDFKPIPHLAESWENPDDKTWVFHLRKGVLFHDGNAVFPKGTKREVTAEDVVYSIERFRKVSTAFVIGDIASVKALDRYTVEIKTSRPEPFLVNDPNRLARVVVMAREAVEKLGEDGVAKTPIGTGPFKLRSFTPDQGLVFEKNPNYWLPVYLDRVEFVVIPDPTVQTMALSAGEVDVVPYLFNVDAVTTLSKDANLRLYSRGGSYRGLGFNVKTAPFDEWEVRDAIAKMLDVDSAVKAVVGKFGERAYGQCPPWVTFGYDPSLKSLWPYDPKAGLAQLAKAGFKDTNGDGILDRGGRPLKVEIKTIAGSQVRVLTILATQLKQLGIDASILQQDTAVWVDDLLQGNTGVFFDFSYAGTTGLHSLFHSSMIGKSNTHFYSNSVVDSLLDQALGTTDGKKLASLWKQAQRKIMEDRAAIPLYFEWGYSVCNKNVNDWVPPWGGLHLVSTENNVWLSK